The genomic interval TTACCAGAACTTGAAGGAAAAATGCACGGAATGGCGTTACGCGTTCCAACTAAAAATGTTTCACTCGTTGACCTAGTCGTCGATTTAAAACAATCTGTGACTAAAGAAGAAGTGAATCAATTATTTAAAAACAACGATTTAAATGGTGTTGTCGCTGTTTCGGATGAGCCATTAGTATCGGATGATTTCACGACTGATGCACACTCAGCAATTGTTGACACACTTTCAACTATCGTCATGGGAGATCGTAAAGTTAAAGTACTCGCATGGTATGACAATGAATGGGGTTATTCAACGAGAGTTGTCGACGTGTTACAACAAATCGCTGCTCAAATTCCAAGCACAGTTGTACAATAAATCAAATATAAAAAAGTCGATGAGCAATGAATCATCGACTTTTTTGTTTATCTGGATAGTAAGATGGTAAATGAAACAGATGCGTTTCTTTTCAGTCAAGACGCAATGATGTACGTCAGTTATCACCTAACTTTTGAAATCATGTCGTTTCATAGTATAATGAAACAAAAACTATGACTAAGAAGGTGACAAAGTCGTGAAATGTCCAAAATGCAATCATACCCAATCTCGAGTAGTGGATTCGAGACATGCAGATGATATGAATGCAATTAGAAGAAGACGTGAATGTGACAATTGTGGTACACGTTTCACTACTTTTGAACACATAGAAATGAGTCCGCTCATCGTCGTAAAAAAAGATGGTACACGCGAACAGTTCAATCGAGAAAAAATATTAAATGGTTTAGTACGCTCGTGTGAAAAGCGACCAGTCCGTTTCCAACAATTAGAAGAAATTACGAATCAAGTCGAATGGAAATTGCGTGAAGAAGGCATTGCAGAAGTGTCTTCTAGAGATATTGGAGAGTATGTAATGGATTTATTGATGCATGTTGACCAAGTATCTTATGTCCGATTTGCCTCTGTATATCGTGAATTTAAAGATGTGGATCAATTATTACAATCTATGCAAGGGATATTGAAAGAAAACAAGCGGAGTGAATAACGAATGAATCAATTTATGTATCAAAATCAGTTAAGTCCGCACGATGGATTTATCGTCATGCGTCCATTTCAATATCATGCAGTTCACTATGATATTTTGAATCGGTTATTCACACCGTTAATCGGTGCTGAAGCAATCGGTGTGTACCAATTTTTAAACCAATTTGAGTCTGCTACGTTCGACCAAGGTTTTACACATTATACAATTATGTCAGAATTAAAACTGAGTCTCGGTCGTTTTAGAGAGTTTTTAGATTTGTTGGAAGGCATAGGGCTCTTAAAAACGTTCGTCCGTCAATCTGAAAATACGACACGATTTGTGTATGAACTGATACCACCGCCCACACCAGAGCGTTTTTTTAATGATCCGATGTTGTCGATTTATTTTTATGAAGTTGTCGGACAGGAACGGTATCATACATTGAAAAATTATTTTATACCAACACAACTAGATTTGGCGGGATTTTCAAATGTGACGAAAAAGTTCACGGATGTTTTTAAAGTGCCTAAACAACAAGTGGTAACTTCAGATGTAGCGCTCAAAGCATCGCAATATCAAGGTGTTGATTTAACAGATGTGACGTTTGATTTTGAATTGTTAGCCGATATGTTGCAGACACATTATGTAAGTCAAGCAATTTTATCTGAACCAACAAAATCGCTTATCGTTCAATTGGCGACACTATATCGTTTATCTCCTGATGTGATGAAAACGATTATTTTGAAATCGCTCAATGCAGATCAGTCTTTATCCGTTAAAGATTTACGCAAACAAGCACAAAGTTACTATTTAATGGAACATCAACAACAATTACCATCATTACAACCGCAAGTGACAGCGACCGTTTCAGAACAAACGTCTCAAGCACAAGAAGAATCGGTGTCAAATTGGGATGAGTGGTTTGATTTAATGGATCAAACGAGTCCGATTGTTATGCTCACGGAATATGGTGGTTCTGAGCCACCTCGTTACCAAAAAGACATGGTGGAAGAATTAGTGCAACGTGAAGGCTTTAATTTCGGGGTCATCAATATATTATTGCAGTATGTGATGCAAAAAACGGATAATAACTTGCCGGAAAAATATGTCTATTCCGTTGGTTCAACATGGAAAAAAAGTGGTGTGACGGACGCGCGTTCTGCATATGAAAAGGCGATGGAAATTCAAAAAAACCAGGAAAAATCGAAACAAAAACGGATGGAAAGCTACACTCAAAACGCAAATGGTAAATTTTATAACAAAAAAGAAAAACAACCGCGTTGGGTGACGCATCCAGAAGAATACGAACAAAAAGAAGAAGATCAAGAAGCATTGGAAAAAGATCGTGCAGCGTTCTTGAAAAGATTAGAACAAAAGAGAAGGGCGGGTGAAGATTAATGAAAAGTTTCAAAAGTATCGTCGGTGGCAATCATGCTTTTGAACAAAAGATTCAACAGATTAAAAAGCAAGTGTTAGCAGATCCAGATGTGAAAGCATTTTTAGCCGAACACCAATCTGAAGTAACGAACCGTATGATTGAGGAAGATTTGAATATTTTACAGGAATATAAAGATCAGCAAAAGCGTTACGACGGGACACATACATTCGAGAATTGTCCTAATTTTGTAAAAGGTCACATTCCTGAATTGTATATTGATCAACAGCACATCAAAATTCGTTACAAGCCTTGCCCATGTAAAATCAGGCACGACGAGGAACAAAATGCGAAAAGTATGATTACTTCATTTCATATGCATCCAGATACGTTAAATGCCAAAATTAAAGATATTTATATGACAAGACGCAATCGTTTAGATTTAGCGATGCAGTTAGACGATTTAATTGATGCAATTATTGAAAAGCGTCCGGTCAAAGGTTTTTATTTATATGGTGAGTTCGGTACAGGGAAGTCTTTTATTTTAGGTGCGATTGCGAACGAGTTGAAAAATAACCGTATCCCATCAATGATTATTTATGTACCAGAGTTTATTCGGACGTTGAAAAATGGTTTTAAAGATGGCACGACTGCGAAACGTATTGAACAAGTTCGTGAAGCGCGCGTATTATTTTTAGACGATTTAGGTGCTGAAGATATGACACCATGGGTACGTGATGAGGTGCTCGGTCCTATTTTACATTACCGTATGATTCAAGAACTTCCTACATTTTTCAGCTCAAATATGAATTTTGAAGAGTTAGAAACTCATTTAGCTGATACAAAAAATGGTGTCGATCGAATGAAAGCAAAACGTATTATGGAACGTGTGAAAACTTTGAGTATGCCTTATTTACTTGAAGGGGAAAATTATCGTAAGCATTGAAAATTTTAAATTTAGCGTTATAATATGTATATAAATCAATAATGTTGCTAAAGTTTGAGGATATGATATCGGTATCGCTATGGTACAGGGAACTACTGTGATTGAGAATGTAGTGCATAGTCATCGATGTTACTCCCTCTATGGATAAATGGTGTTTGTAATGAATGCCCGGCTCAAGACCGTTATCTTATGTAGAGATGTCACAGGATAGGTATGTGACAAATTAGGGTGGTAACACGAAAACCTCGTCCCTTTTTGTTGGGATGGGGGTTTTTTATTTTCTTCAATTTTAAGCAAAAAATGTGAAATGGAGGATTATTATGGCAGAAATTAAAGTGCAGTTCCCAGATGGTAATGAAAAAGCATTTGAAAAGGGCACGACAACAGAAGAAATTGCGCAATCTATTAGTCCAGGATTGCGAAAAAAAGCCGTTGCAGGTAAATTCAATCAACAATTGGTCGACTTGACACGTCCTTTAGAAGAAGATGGCGCAATTGAAATTATTACGCCTGGCAGTGATGAAGCGTTAGAAGTGTTGAGACATTCAACAGCGCATTTAATGGCACAAGCATTAAAACGTTTGTATGGTGATGTGCATTTTGGTGTCGGTCCAGTGATTGATGGTGGTTTCTACTATGACTTCGATATGGAAGAAAAGGTTTCAAGTGATGATTTTGAAAAGATAGAAAAGACAATGAAACAAATCATTGAAGAAAATCATAAAGTCGAACGTCAAGTCGTTTCAAGAGACGAAGCGAAGTCATTTTTTGCAAACGATCCATATAAATTGGAATTAATTGAGGCGATTCCAGAAGACGAACAAGTGACATTGTACAGTCAAGGTGAATTTACTGATTTATGTCGTGGTGTACACGTCCCAAGTACTTCGAAAATTAAGGCGTTCAAATTGTTATCAACTGCTGGTGCGTATTGGCGTGGCGACAGCAATAATAAAATGTTGCAACGTATTTACGGTACAGCATTTTTTGACAAGAAAGACTTAAAAGCACATCTTCAATTGTTAGAAGAGCGTAAAGAGCGTGATCACCGCCGTATCGGTAAAGAAATGGAATTATTTACAAACAATCAACTTGTTGGTGCTGGTTTACCTTTATGGTTACCAAATGGTGCGACAATTCGCCGTGAAATAGAACGTTATATTGTCGATAAAGAAATTAGCCTCGGTTATGATCATGTGTACACTCCAGTAATGGCTAATGTCGAATTGTACAAAACTTCTGGTCATTGGGACCATTACCAAGAGGACATGTTCCCGCCAATGCAACTGGATGCGGACGAAGCGATGGTATTGAGACCGATGAACTGTCCGCACCATATGATGATTTATGCGAACAAACCACACTCATATCGTGAGTTACCAATTCGTATTGCAGAACTTGGTACAATGCACCGTTATGAAGCAAGTGGTGCTGTATCGGGTTTACAACGTGTGCGAGGTATGACTTTAAACGATGCGCATATTTTCGTACGACCAGACCAAATTAAAGAAGAGTTCAAACGCGTTGTTCAAATGATTTTGGATGTGTACGAGGACTTTGGCTTTGAAGATTACAAATTCCGTTTAAGTTATCGTGATAAAGCGGATAAAGAAAAATATTATGACGATGACGATATGTGGAACACTGCTGAAGCGATGTTAAAAGAAGCGGTAGATGAAATGAATTTACCGTATGAAGAAGCCATTGGTGAAGCAGCGTTCTATGGCCCTAAATTAGACGTTCAAGTAAAAACAGCAATGGGTAAAGAAGAAACGTTGTCTACAGCACAACTTGACTTCTTATTACCGAAGAAGTTTGAACTCACATATATTGGTAAAGATGGCGAACATCATCAACCTGTTGTAATTCACCGTGGTGTTGTTTCAACAATGGAACGTTTCGTTGCCTTTTTAACAGAAGAAACAAAAGGGGCATTCCCAACTTGGTTAGCACCACAACAAGTTGAAATTATTCCAGTTAATAACGATTTGCATTACGATTATGCACGACAAATCCATGACGAATTAAAATCTCAAGGTGTGCGTGTGCATATTGATGATCGTAATGAAAAAATGGGTTATAAAATCCGTGAAGCACAAATGAAGAAAATTCCATATCAGCTTGTTGTCGGGGATAAAGAACTTGAAAACAGTGAAGTCAATGTCCGTCAATACGGTTCAAAAGACCAAAAAACAGTTGAAAAAGATACATTTATTTGGGACTTAGTTGATGAAATTCGTTTGAAAAAACAAAGATAATGTTGATAGGTCCATGGCTATCATGTATAGTAATAAATGAAACAATTTATAATACGATTTGATTGAGTTAGAGGCGCAACTTTGATGAGTAGCGGTTGGGTTGTAGGATGGTACAAAGCCCCAACATGTGAAAGGTAAAGTTGCCGAAACGGAAATGGACCATCGCCATTTTTCGTTGGGCTAGTGTTCGAAAGGCACTAGACTGTCACAAATGTGATGTGCTACCGATTCATAAATAATGAGCAGGGGTGGCATCAACATAGATGTTATCACTGCTTTTATTTTTTACTAGGTTGGATGATTTAAAATTTAACTAGCTTCACACAATTTGTCTTAACCTCTAAGCAATTAGGAAAGGATTAAGAAAATGAGTAATGAAAAAACGGAAAATCAACATGCAGTTCAACGCCATCTCAAAGACCGTCATATTTCGATGATTGCGATAGGTGGTGCGATTGGGACTGGACTGTTTATGACATCTGGAGGCGCTATTCATGATGCGGGGCCTTTAGGTGCACTTTTAGGCTATGCGATTATCGGTGTTATGGTGTTCTTCTTAATGACATCACTAGGGGAAATGGCGACGTATTTACCTGTTACAGGCTCGTTTAGTACGTATGCCACACGTTTTGTCGATCCATCTTTAGGATTTGCTTTAGGATGGAACTATTGGTTTAACTGGGTCATTACAGTAGCGGCCGACGTTACGATTGCTGCTCAAGTCATCCAATATTGGGTGCCACTACAATTTTTACCTGCTTGGGCATGGAGTTGTATTTTCATGGTTATTATTTTTAGCCTTAATGCCTTGTCTGTCCAAGTATATGGTGAGAGCGAATATTGGTTTGCATTCATCAAAGTAGCGACGGTTATTGTCTTTATTGTTGTAGGTTTACTGACAATTTTAGGGATTATGGGCGGTCAAGCAGTGGGCTTTGATACATTTACGACTGGAGATGCACCGATATTAGGTGACGGTTTTGGTGGTAGCTTGCTTGTTGTGTTCGGTGTGTTCTTAGTCGCTGGGTTCTCTTTCCAAGGTACTGAGTTAGTCGGGATTACTGCAGGTGAGTCTGAAAATCCTCAGCGTGCCGTACCGAAAGCGATTAAGCAAGTGTTTTGGAGAATTTTACTCTTTTACATTTTAGCTATCTTTATTATCGGGATGCTCATTCCTTACAACTCTTCTGCCTTAATGGGTGGTGGTGATGATATTGCAACTTCTCCATTTACACTCGTCTTTAAAAATGCAGGACTCGCGTTTGCTGCCTCATTTATGAATGCCGTGATTTTAACATCTGTATTATCGGCTGGTAACTCTGGTATGTATGCAAGCACACGGATGTTGTATTCGATGGGTAAAGACGGTCTCGCATCTAAAGCGTTTAGCCGTACAAATAAAAACGGTACACCGATATTGTCGATGCTATCTACTGCAGTAATCGTTGTGTTTATTTTTGTATTGCAACATGTAAGTGGCGATGCGTACGAATATATTGTTGCAGCGAGCGGTCTTACAGGTTTTATCGCATGGGTAGGTATTGCTGTCAGTCATTATCGCTTCCGAAAAGCGTTTGCTGCACAAAATTACGATGTCTATAAATTAAAGTATCAAGCGAAGTGGTTCCCATTTGGTCCGATTCTCGCTGCTGTACTTTGTATTATTGTCATTATCGGACAAGATGTTGATTTTATTCAAACTGGTGATTTTGATATAAATCGATTTTTAATTACTTACATGGGGATTCCAGTATTTTTAGCGTTCTTTATCTATCATAAAGTCCGCTATAAAACGAAAATGATTCCATTAAAAGACGTCAACTTAGATCCGAATGTGGAAACAGTTGAAAAAAACTTTCAAAAAAACATTGACTAATATACACTGAGTTGGTATGATTGTATCTGTTGAATACGAAACGGACCAAGTAGAAGCATCCCGCTTCTCACCTGTAGCGACGCAGCAAGCTGTTGGCAGGTTAACGATTAAACATGTAGTGTATGTTCATGTTGACGTGAGAAGCGGGGGTTAAATACCCTCGCTTTTTTTCGTACTTGGACCATTCGTAAACTTTTTGGAGGTGTCAACCATAGCTAAAGATCAAACGCAAGTTAACGAAAAGATTCGCGCAAAAGAATTACGTGTCATCGGACAGAATGGTGACCAAATCGGATTGAAATCTAAAAATGAAGCATTGGAAATGGCAGAACGACTTGGTTTGGATGTAGTCGTTGTTGCGCCAAATGCTAAACCGCCTGTTGCTCGTATTATGGATTACGGTAAATACAAATTCGAGCAACAGAAAAAAGAAAAAGAAATGAAGAAGAAACAAAAAATCATCAACGTTAAAGAAATCCGTTTAAGCCCAACAATTGAAGAACACGACTTCAATACTAAGCTTAAAAACGGACGCAAGTTCTTAACGAAAGGTGACAAAGTTAAAGTTTCAATTCGTTTCAGAGGGCGTGCGATTACGCATAAAGAAATTGGACAACGCGTGTTAGAGCGATATGCTGAAGCGTGTCAAGACCTTGCAACAATCGAGCAAAAGCCGAAAATGGAAGGTCGCCAAATGTTCCTTATGTTAGCCCCAATTAATGAAAAATAAAAAGTGATAATAGGAGGAAAACATCATGCCTAAAATGAAAACCCACCGCGGAGCTGCGAAACGTGTAAAAAGAACTGGATCTGGTCAACTCAAACGTTCTAGAGCCTACACTTCACACTTATTCGCTAACAAATCTACAAAGCAAAAGCGTCAATTACGTAAAGCTTCATTAGTATCAAAAAGTGATGCAAAACGCGTAAAACAATTATTAACATACGTTAAATAATCATTCTAAAGTACGAAAATATGTGAGAGGTATGACAGATGAGCATACCGTAGAGATAAAAGGAGGAGTTTATTATGCCACGTGTTAAAGGTGGAACAGTAACAAGAGCGCGTCGTAAAAAGACAATCAAATTAGCTAAAGGTTACTTTGGTGCGAAAAGCACATTATATAAAGTTGCAAAACAACAAGTTATGAAATCAGGTCAATATGCATTCCGTGACCGTCGTCAAAGAAAACGTGATTTCCGTAAATTATGGATTACACGTATCAATGCGGCTGCACGTCAACATGACATGAGTTATTCTCGTTTAATGAACGGTTTAAAACAAGCGGGTATTGACATTAACCGTAAAATGTTATCAGAAATCGCAATCTCAGATGAGAAAGCATTTGCTGAATTAGTAAACCAAGCGAAAGCAGCTTTAAAATAGTAGAGAAAGAGTTGGGGTCTATTGTGACGTACCAACTCTTTTTCATTATGACTTTACCATCATTCATTTCTTTTGTTACGATATAAAAAACGAATAAAAGGAGCTCACAATGTCAAAATTTGATGAACAAATTACTGTAGTCCCACGCCGTCTACTATTTGAAGAAGAGGCGCTCGCATTTAATGGATTTTTAGATCAATCTGAAGAGAACGGTCAAAAAATTTATGAAAAGCTCTCTCAATATGAAGTGAAAAGACGCGGTGATATGGAAGAAGATCCAAGTTTTAAACAATTGATTAGTTATTGTTTAATTGAAAATGAGCATGATGAAGTACTTGTCTATGAACGATTATCAGGTGGCGGAGAGGCACGACTTCACGGCAACGCATCTATCGGTGTAGGCGGACATATGAATGATGTTCCCGAAGCGCACCATATTGATGAAGTGATTAAAACAAATGCAAGTCGAGAACTTGAAGAGGAAATTGGTGTTAAAATTAACGATCAAACACCGCTTGAATTCCTTGGCTTTATTAATGACGATAATAATGAAGTCGGTCAAGTTCATATCGGTGTAGTGTTTAAAGTAAAGGTTAAACAACAAGATGTCGAAGTGCGTGAAACGGATACTTTAAAGATTCAGTGGCAGCCATTAAGCCAAATTAACGATACAAGCGCATTCGAATCGTGGAGCGCGTTAATATTAGAGCAGTTGAAATAGGTGAATGAAATGTCTGATATCATTC from Staphylococcus sp. MI 10-1553 carries:
- the rpmI gene encoding 50S ribosomal protein L35 — encoded protein: MPKMKTHRGAAKRVKRTGSGQLKRSRAYTSHLFANKSTKQKRQLRKASLVSKSDAKRVKQLLTYVK
- the infC gene encoding translation initiation factor IF-3, translating into MSTIAKDQTQVNEKIRAKELRVIGQNGDQIGLKSKNEALEMAERLGLDVVVVAPNAKPPVARIMDYGKYKFEQQKKEKEMKKKQKIINVKEIRLSPTIEEHDFNTKLKNGRKFLTKGDKVKVSIRFRGRAITHKEIGQRVLERYAEACQDLATIEQKPKMEGRQMFLMLAPINEK
- a CDS encoding amino acid permease, with amino-acid sequence MSNEKTENQHAVQRHLKDRHISMIAIGGAIGTGLFMTSGGAIHDAGPLGALLGYAIIGVMVFFLMTSLGEMATYLPVTGSFSTYATRFVDPSLGFALGWNYWFNWVITVAADVTIAAQVIQYWVPLQFLPAWAWSCIFMVIIFSLNALSVQVYGESEYWFAFIKVATVIVFIVVGLLTILGIMGGQAVGFDTFTTGDAPILGDGFGGSLLVVFGVFLVAGFSFQGTELVGITAGESENPQRAVPKAIKQVFWRILLFYILAIFIIGMLIPYNSSALMGGGDDIATSPFTLVFKNAGLAFAASFMNAVILTSVLSAGNSGMYASTRMLYSMGKDGLASKAFSRTNKNGTPILSMLSTAVIVVFIFVLQHVSGDAYEYIVAASGLTGFIAWVGIAVSHYRFRKAFAAQNYDVYKLKYQAKWFPFGPILAAVLCIIVIIGQDVDFIQTGDFDINRFLITYMGIPVFLAFFIYHKVRYKTKMIPLKDVNLDPNVETVEKNFQKNID
- the thrS gene encoding threonine--tRNA ligase, which produces MAEIKVQFPDGNEKAFEKGTTTEEIAQSISPGLRKKAVAGKFNQQLVDLTRPLEEDGAIEIITPGSDEALEVLRHSTAHLMAQALKRLYGDVHFGVGPVIDGGFYYDFDMEEKVSSDDFEKIEKTMKQIIEENHKVERQVVSRDEAKSFFANDPYKLELIEAIPEDEQVTLYSQGEFTDLCRGVHVPSTSKIKAFKLLSTAGAYWRGDSNNKMLQRIYGTAFFDKKDLKAHLQLLEERKERDHRRIGKEMELFTNNQLVGAGLPLWLPNGATIRREIERYIVDKEISLGYDHVYTPVMANVELYKTSGHWDHYQEDMFPPMQLDADEAMVLRPMNCPHHMMIYANKPHSYRELPIRIAELGTMHRYEASGAVSGLQRVRGMTLNDAHIFVRPDQIKEEFKRVVQMILDVYEDFGFEDYKFRLSYRDKADKEKYYDDDDMWNTAEAMLKEAVDEMNLPYEEAIGEAAFYGPKLDVQVKTAMGKEETLSTAQLDFLLPKKFELTYIGKDGEHHQPVVIHRGVVSTMERFVAFLTEETKGAFPTWLAPQQVEIIPVNNDLHYDYARQIHDELKSQGVRVHIDDRNEKMGYKIREAQMKKIPYQLVVGDKELENSEVNVRQYGSKDQKTVEKDTFIWDLVDEIRLKKQR
- the nrdR gene encoding transcriptional regulator NrdR — its product is MKCPKCNHTQSRVVDSRHADDMNAIRRRRECDNCGTRFTTFEHIEMSPLIVVKKDGTREQFNREKILNGLVRSCEKRPVRFQQLEEITNQVEWKLREEGIAEVSSRDIGEYVMDLLMHVDQVSYVRFASVYREFKDVDQLLQSMQGILKENKRSE
- the dnaI gene encoding primosomal protein DnaI, whose amino-acid sequence is MKSFKSIVGGNHAFEQKIQQIKKQVLADPDVKAFLAEHQSEVTNRMIEEDLNILQEYKDQQKRYDGTHTFENCPNFVKGHIPELYIDQQHIKIRYKPCPCKIRHDEEQNAKSMITSFHMHPDTLNAKIKDIYMTRRNRLDLAMQLDDLIDAIIEKRPVKGFYLYGEFGTGKSFILGAIANELKNNRIPSMIIYVPEFIRTLKNGFKDGTTAKRIEQVREARVLFLDDLGAEDMTPWVRDEVLGPILHYRMIQELPTFFSSNMNFEELETHLADTKNGVDRMKAKRIMERVKTLSMPYLLEGENYRKH
- the rplT gene encoding 50S ribosomal protein L20, whose product is MPRVKGGTVTRARRKKTIKLAKGYFGAKSTLYKVAKQQVMKSGQYAFRDRRQRKRDFRKLWITRINAAARQHDMSYSRLMNGLKQAGIDINRKMLSEIAISDEKAFAELVNQAKAALK
- a CDS encoding NUDIX domain-containing protein, with the translated sequence MSKFDEQITVVPRRLLFEEEALAFNGFLDQSEENGQKIYEKLSQYEVKRRGDMEEDPSFKQLISYCLIENEHDEVLVYERLSGGGEARLHGNASIGVGGHMNDVPEAHHIDEVIKTNASRELEEEIGVKINDQTPLEFLGFINDDNNEVGQVHIGVVFKVKVKQQDVEVRETDTLKIQWQPLSQINDTSAFESWSALILEQLK
- a CDS encoding replication initiation and membrane attachment family protein, with protein sequence MNQFMYQNQLSPHDGFIVMRPFQYHAVHYDILNRLFTPLIGAEAIGVYQFLNQFESATFDQGFTHYTIMSELKLSLGRFREFLDLLEGIGLLKTFVRQSENTTRFVYELIPPPTPERFFNDPMLSIYFYEVVGQERYHTLKNYFIPTQLDLAGFSNVTKKFTDVFKVPKQQVVTSDVALKASQYQGVDLTDVTFDFELLADMLQTHYVSQAILSEPTKSLIVQLATLYRLSPDVMKTIILKSLNADQSLSVKDLRKQAQSYYLMEHQQQLPSLQPQVTATVSEQTSQAQEESVSNWDEWFDLMDQTSPIVMLTEYGGSEPPRYQKDMVEELVQREGFNFGVINILLQYVMQKTDNNLPEKYVYSVGSTWKKSGVTDARSAYEKAMEIQKNQEKSKQKRMESYTQNANGKFYNKKEKQPRWVTHPEEYEQKEEDQEALEKDRAAFLKRLEQKRRAGED